A single region of the Nocardioides ochotonae genome encodes:
- the tsaE gene encoding tRNA (adenosine(37)-N6)-threonylcarbamoyltransferase complex ATPase subunit type 1 TsaE, translated as MSVEVQRVGPEAAAEVLEVVRAAFDARPPLDPPADALAETEESMAGMLSRYGGLLARLDGRPVGALVLDPVGSTMYLRRFGVHPDAQGHGIARQLIDAVVDAAEGYDDATVVAREELPRTLRFWERQGFREIARSSPLVEMRRPLRTCVFDVLDGDAMQALGRSLAGQLQPGDLIVLSGELGAGKTTLTQGIGAGLHVRGDVTSPTFVIARVHPSLVEGPDLVHVDAYRLGGIEELDDLDLDTDLDHAVTVVEWGEGLAEGLTESRLEIRIVRSTATDPDDELDPRRVEITPVGPRWHALSFRGLG; from the coding sequence ATGAGCGTCGAGGTCCAGCGGGTCGGGCCGGAGGCGGCCGCCGAGGTGCTCGAGGTGGTCCGGGCGGCGTTCGACGCCCGTCCGCCCCTCGACCCGCCCGCGGACGCGCTCGCCGAGACCGAGGAGTCGATGGCCGGGATGCTCAGCCGCTACGGCGGCCTGCTCGCCCGCCTCGACGGCCGCCCGGTTGGCGCGCTCGTGCTGGACCCCGTCGGCAGCACGATGTACCTGCGGCGCTTCGGCGTACATCCCGACGCCCAGGGGCACGGCATCGCCCGCCAGCTCATCGACGCCGTGGTCGACGCCGCCGAGGGGTACGACGACGCGACGGTCGTCGCCCGCGAGGAGCTGCCGCGCACGCTGCGCTTCTGGGAGCGCCAGGGGTTCCGCGAGATCGCCCGCAGCTCGCCGCTGGTGGAGATGCGCCGGCCGCTGCGCACCTGCGTCTTCGACGTCCTGGACGGCGACGCGATGCAGGCGCTGGGGCGCTCGCTGGCCGGCCAGCTGCAGCCGGGCGACCTGATCGTGCTCTCCGGCGAGCTCGGCGCCGGCAAGACCACCCTCACCCAGGGCATCGGCGCCGGCCTGCACGTGCGCGGCGACGTCACCTCGCCGACGTTCGTGATCGCCCGGGTGCACCCGTCCCTGGTCGAGGGCCCGGACCTCGTGCACGTCGACGCCTACCGGCTCGGCGGCATCGAGGAGCTCGACGACCTCGACCTCGACACCGACCTGGACCACGCGGTCACGGTGGTGGAGTGGGGCGAGGGGCTCGCCGAGGGGCTCACCGAGTCGCGCCTGGAGATCCGCATCGTGCGCAGCACCGCCACCGACCCCGACGACGAGCTCGACCCGCGCCGGGTGGAGATCACCCCGGTCGGGCCGCGCTGGCACGCGCTGTCGTTCCGCGGGCTGGGCTGA
- a CDS encoding alpha/beta fold hydrolase, with protein sequence MGLRKRILGAGAGAASLALAGTAYGVARQRKRLDRRAGEDVEFGTLRSDPLTVVADDGVPLHVEIDEPGPDALPLTVVLVHGYALNLDCWHFQRAALRGRVRTVLYDQRSHGRSGRSSRENATIDQLGVDLRRVIEEVVPDGPVLLVGHSMGGMSVVAFAEQYPQLFHDRVAGAALISTTAGGLDVGRLLLPVVPAKIGLPLARGTVATLARRAGTVDGLRRAGRSLATVATDLFAFGDQVPPSYVEFVDRMLSETPFEVVAGFFPSFGALDKFHAVDVLSDVPSLIMCGTADRVTSIGHSRKLDSRIRNSRLVELEGAGHMVILERHEQVNTELDRLIEAVLEQEGTR encoded by the coding sequence GTGGGGCTGAGGAAGCGGATCCTCGGCGCCGGTGCCGGTGCGGCCAGCCTGGCGCTCGCCGGGACGGCGTACGGCGTCGCGCGGCAGCGCAAGCGGCTGGACCGGCGCGCGGGCGAGGACGTCGAGTTCGGCACCCTGCGCTCGGACCCCCTGACCGTCGTCGCCGACGACGGGGTCCCGCTCCACGTCGAGATCGACGAGCCCGGGCCGGACGCCCTGCCGCTCACGGTGGTGCTCGTCCACGGCTACGCCCTCAACCTGGACTGCTGGCACTTCCAGCGTGCCGCGCTGCGCGGTCGGGTGCGCACGGTGCTCTACGACCAGCGCTCGCACGGCCGCTCGGGGCGCTCGTCGCGGGAGAACGCCACCATCGACCAGCTCGGCGTGGACCTGCGCCGGGTGATCGAGGAGGTCGTCCCCGACGGGCCGGTGCTGCTGGTCGGCCACTCGATGGGCGGCATGAGCGTGGTCGCGTTCGCCGAGCAGTACCCGCAGCTCTTCCACGACCGGGTCGCCGGCGCCGCGCTGATCTCCACCACCGCCGGCGGGCTCGACGTGGGCCGGCTGCTGCTGCCGGTGGTCCCGGCCAAGATCGGGCTGCCCCTCGCGCGCGGCACCGTGGCCACCCTGGCCCGCCGCGCCGGCACCGTCGACGGCCTGCGCCGCGCCGGGCGCTCGCTGGCCACCGTCGCCACCGACCTGTTCGCCTTCGGCGACCAGGTGCCGCCCTCCTACGTCGAGTTCGTCGACCGGATGCTGTCGGAGACGCCGTTCGAGGTGGTCGCCGGGTTCTTCCCGAGCTTCGGTGCCCTGGACAAGTTCCACGCCGTCGACGTGCTCTCCGACGTGCCGTCCCTGATCATGTGCGGCACCGCCGACCGGGTCACCTCGATCGGGCACAGCCGCAAGCTGGACTCGCGCATCCGCAACTCGCGCCTCGTCGAGCTGGAGGGCGCCGGGCACATGGTGATCCTCGAGCGCCACGAGCAGGTCAACACCGAGCTGGACCGCCTCATCGAGGCCGTCCTGGAGCAGGAAGGGACGCGATGA